AAAAACCGACCTCGTCGCCTTTCTGGGCCGCGAAACCGCCAAATACGACCACCTGCTCGCCGAAAAGGACCTCACCCTCCGCGTCGCAGCCCCTGCCGCCGTCCCGCCCGTGCTGGCCGACCCCGGCTGGCTGGCGCAGATAATTGCCAACCTTGTCTCCAACGCCGCCCGCCATTCGCCCGCCGGCGAAACCATCGTCATAACCGTGCAGCCCACCGCCGGCAAAGTCGCCGTCGCCGTCAGCGATTGCGGCCCAGGCATCCCGCCTGAGGACCAGCCCCACATCTGGGAGCGCTTCTACCGGGTCGACAAATCGCGGGCCCGCAGCGGCGGCGGCACCGGCCTGGGACTCGCGATAACCAAGCGCCTCGTCCAGGCCATGAACGGCGAAATAACCCTGGAAAGCACGGTAGGCCAGGGGGCGAAATTCACCTTCACTCTTCCGGTTTCGGGTGCGTAGAAAGTCCATCTGCTGCGTTGCTCCTCAAAGCGCTGGCTTGCGTACATCCCGAGTACGCGGCGCGGCGCGCTTTTCCGGTGCGCCTTGCATCTGGAGCTTTCTACACACCCTTCTCCCCTCAGATTTTCCCTGTCATACATTTGTCATACTCGAAGTCTATAATAACCTCAAACAGCCGCTTCAGGCTGCAGAGATATAGATTCGGAGGTATGACAAATGAGACTGGTCAGCAAAAAGACAATTGCCATCTTCGTCCTCGGGGCGTTCGTGCTTGCCGGCGCAGCCCTCTCCCCCCTCGCCCAGGCCGCCGAAGCCGAAAAAGCCCGTCCGGCGCACGAAAAGCGTCAGCACGACCCCGACAAGGCCGCCCAGCGGCTTGCGGAAACTTACGGCATCAGCAAAGATACCATCCTCACCCGCGTCAGCGGCGGAGCCAGCTTCCGCGACATCCACCGCGCAGCCTTCCTGGCAAAGGCCAGCGGCAAAACCTTCGACGAGGTGCTCGACCTCAAAACAGGCGACAACACCTGGAAGGATGTCGCCAAAAACCTCGGCGTAACCAAAGAACAGACCAAAGCCGCCTTCCACGCCCTGTCGGCCGACAGGCTCAACGCCAAGCTCGGCCTTGACCGCACCACCGTCCTCGGCCTCCTGGAGCAAGGCTACAAAACCCGCGACATCGCCGTGGCCGGCCTCCTGGCCGAGAACGCCGACAAAACCCCGGCCAGCGTCCTGGAAATGAAGAAAATCAACAACACTTGGCGGGATGTCGCCGGCTCGCTGGGAGTCAGCGACGAGACGCTCAAGCAGGATATGCTCAAACTCAGGCAAGCCTTCGGTCACGGCAACCGCCACCACCGCGGCAAGTGAATAAGCAACAAATAAGAGAAGACCGTCGCTCCGTGTGCGACGGCTTTTTCTTGTTAAACGACAGAAACCCTTCGGCCGTTATTTTCGTTTCCTGGAATGTGCGCGGCCTATCAACGGCCGCCTACAGTTTCGGCACCTTTATCGTCGAAACCATCAGCCACGACAAAATCAGCAGAATAAACGCTTGCCCCGTCGCCGGCAGCAGCGGCGCGAAATACGCGCACGCCGCGAGGACAGGCCCGGCCACCGTTATCGGCAGGCCGACGAAGTGGCCCCTGACGCCGGACACGCTGAAGCGGGCCAGGCGGAGCGCCCCGCAGACCGGGAAAACGGTCGCCAGTACATAGCCGCTCCAGCCGATGTCGGCGAAGACCAGTTGGTAGGCGATCAGCGCCGGCGCCACCCCAAACGAGACCAGGTCGGCCAGAGAATCGAGCTGCTTGCCGAATTCGCTGGCGACGTTCAGCCGCCGCGCCACCCGGCCGTCGAGGCTGTCGAACAGCGCCGCGCCGAACACCAGCGCGACGGCCAGCGCCCATTGCTCGACAAGGGACAGCAAAATAGCCACCAGGCCGGCGGACAGGTTGGTCACCGTCAGGATATTGGGAATCCAGCGACGCGGCATAAAAAACCACCTCAAGCCGCGGAAAGCTCGGCGCCGCCCCCGCGGCTCCCGAGCTTTCCGTAAGATTCACTTCTTTGTGGCCACCCTGGCCATAAACTTCGCGTTGTCGATGATATACCGCTCGTGGCGTCCCTCGCCGACCTT
This DNA window, taken from Sporomusaceae bacterium, encodes the following:
- the pssA gene encoding CDP-diacylglycerol--serine O-phosphatidyltransferase; the protein is MPRRWIPNILTVTNLSAGLVAILLSLVEQWALAVALVFGAALFDSLDGRVARRLNVASEFGKQLDSLADLVSFGVAPALIAYQLVFADIGWSGYVLATVFPVCGALRLARFSVSGVRGHFVGLPITVAGPVLAACAYFAPLLPATGQAFILLILSWLMVSTIKVPKL